A DNA window from Bacteroidia bacterium contains the following coding sequences:
- a CDS encoding T9SS type A sorting domain-containing protein — translation MSKKQLKNIRAVLILFIILLNTIKVQAQNTFEKIIDTLGCYGVLCIQETFDGGYVFTGTNSVNGGEVLVTKLDSIGTIEWVKTFDGPGAEGGTYIEQLPDSGYIVNALYDGGLYSKSWLLRLDVNGDSLWTRVFSAGIGATNVYLGNSMAVLNNAIYGLTGYFTPIPFSNGCAYFIGALSNGLLIANKVYNYSATLSSDARAIDKAFDGGFIMAGVIGMSSSTVDIYVLRTNAYGDTLWTRTYNNSTTDVAFAVQQTEDSGFIIAGVTYDTTLLPPKYNTYLIKTDSIGDTLWTKQHYSLEPTETYSIQQTTDNGFVGTGRIVNGNPLNSDVHLFKTDSLGDTLWTRQFGDSSADDGYFVRQTKDGGYIICGTANIPSTLQVGAYIIKTDSLGMVGNGTGIAEVNNPFDFSVYPNPSSGNFTILFKGIPRKNAELKIYNIMNQCVYTGTLSSYKKESVDLHHLPNGIYIATLYYGARTVSEKVIIHK, via the coding sequence ATGAGTAAAAAACAACTAAAAAACATACGAGCAGTCCTCATTCTATTTATTATTTTGTTGAACACCATAAAAGTGCAAGCCCAAAACACTTTTGAAAAAATTATTGATACGTTAGGCTGTTACGGAGTTCTATGTATTCAGGAAACTTTTGATGGGGGATATGTTTTTACAGGCACTAATTCTGTTAATGGTGGAGAGGTATTAGTGACTAAATTAGATTCCATTGGAACCATTGAGTGGGTAAAAACTTTTGACGGACCCGGTGCTGAAGGCGGAACTTACATAGAACAATTACCCGACAGTGGTTACATTGTAAATGCTTTATATGATGGTGGCTTATATTCTAAAAGCTGGCTTTTGCGGCTTGATGTAAATGGCGATTCGCTCTGGACAAGAGTTTTTTCTGCCGGAATAGGTGCTACTAATGTTTACCTTGGAAATAGCATGGCTGTGCTTAATAATGCTATTTATGGACTAACAGGATATTTCACACCGATTCCATTTTCGAATGGTTGTGCTTATTTTATTGGTGCTTTAAGCAACGGACTGTTAATAGCTAATAAAGTATATAATTATTCTGCTACTTTAAGCAGCGATGCAAGGGCTATTGATAAAGCCTTTGATGGCGGTTTTATTATGGCAGGAGTTATAGGCATGTCATCATCCACAGTAGATATTTATGTTTTACGCACCAATGCTTATGGCGATACATTGTGGACAAGAACCTATAATAACTCAACTACAGATGTTGCTTTTGCGGTTCAACAAACTGAAGATAGCGGTTTTATTATTGCAGGTGTGACTTACGATACAACCTTATTGCCACCTAAATATAATACCTATTTAATCAAGACTGATTCAATAGGAGATACGCTATGGACAAAACAGCATTATAGTTTAGAACCCACAGAAACTTACTCAATACAGCAAACTACAGATAACGGCTTTGTAGGAACAGGCAGGATTGTAAATGGTAATCCGCTTAATTCAGATGTACATTTATTTAAAACAGACTCATTAGGCGATACATTGTGGACAAGGCAGTTTGGCGATAGTTCGGCAGATGATGGCTATTTTGTGAGACAGACAAAGGATGGCGGATATATTATTTGCGGTACAGCAAATATACCCAGCACCTTGCAAGTTGGAGCCTACATCATCAAGACAGACAGCCTTGGCATGGTAGGCAACGGCACAGGCATTGCCGAAGTAAATAATCCTTTCGATTTCAGTGTTTATCCAAACCCTTCATCCGGCAATTTTACCATTCTGTTCAAAGGAATTCCGAGAAAAAATGCTGAACTAAAAATTTATAATATCATGAACCAATGTGTTTATACCGGCACATTGAGCAGCTATAAAAAGGAAAGTGTTGACCTGCACCATCTGCCCAACGGAATATACATAGCCACACTTTATTATGGTGCAAGAACAGTATCAGAAAAAGTAATAATTCACAAATAA